One Pseudomonas rhizophila DNA window includes the following coding sequences:
- the hfq gene encoding RNA chaperone Hfq yields MSKGHSLQDPYLNTLRKEKVGVSIYLVNGIKLQGHIESFDQFVILLKNTVSQMVYKHAISTVVPVRAIRLPSATESEAGDAEPGNA; encoded by the coding sequence ATGTCAAAAGGGCATTCGCTACAAGACCCTTACTTGAACACTTTACGTAAAGAGAAAGTTGGGGTGTCCATCTATCTGGTCAACGGGATCAAACTGCAAGGCCATATCGAGTCTTTCGACCAGTTCGTCATCCTGTTGAAAAACACCGTCAGCCAGATGGTCTACAAGCACGCGATCTCGACAGTAGTGCCTGTGCGTGCGATTCGTCTGCCTAGCGCAACCGAATCCGAAGCCGGTGACGCTGAACCGGGTAACGCTTGA
- the hflX gene encoding ribosome rescue GTPase HflX gives MFFERHGGGERAILVHLDGQDPEAREDPQEFQELALSAGAETVAFFNVPRHRPTAKYLIGSGKVEELRDLVKTEQVDLVIFNHILTPSQERNLERVFECRVIDRTGLILDIFAQRARTHEGKLQVELAQLEHMSTRLVRGWTHLERQKGGIGLRGPGETQLETDRRLLRVRLRQIKGRLEKVRSQREQSRRGRKRADIPTVSLVGYTNAGKSTLFNNVTQSDVYAADQLFATLDPTLRRLDLDDLGPIVLADTVGFIRHLPHKLVEAFRATLEESSNSDLLLHVIDAAEPDRMLQIEQVMVVLGEIGAQDLPILEVYNKLDLLEGVEPQIQRDADGKPQRVWLSARDGSGLDLLKQAVAELLGNDLFVGTLKLPQRFARLRAQFFELGAVQKEEHDEEGVCLLAVRLPRTELNRLVSREGLQPMEFIEQHTLQ, from the coding sequence TTGTTCTTTGAGCGCCACGGTGGGGGTGAGCGGGCCATTCTCGTTCACTTGGATGGACAAGACCCTGAGGCGCGCGAAGATCCGCAGGAGTTTCAGGAATTGGCACTTTCGGCCGGCGCCGAGACCGTCGCGTTTTTTAACGTGCCGCGTCATCGGCCAACCGCCAAATACCTGATAGGTAGCGGCAAGGTCGAGGAATTGCGCGACCTGGTCAAAACCGAGCAGGTCGACCTGGTGATTTTCAATCACATCCTCACGCCCAGTCAGGAGCGTAACCTCGAGCGTGTGTTCGAGTGTCGCGTGATCGACCGGACGGGGTTGATTCTCGATATCTTCGCCCAACGCGCCCGTACCCATGAAGGCAAGCTCCAGGTCGAACTGGCCCAGCTTGAGCACATGAGTACGCGCCTGGTTCGTGGCTGGACCCACCTTGAGCGGCAGAAGGGGGGGATCGGTCTGCGCGGTCCGGGTGAGACCCAGCTGGAAACCGACCGGCGCCTGCTGCGGGTTCGCCTGCGCCAGATCAAGGGGCGTCTGGAAAAGGTCCGCAGCCAGCGCGAGCAATCCCGGCGTGGCCGCAAGCGTGCTGATATCCCGACGGTTTCATTGGTGGGTTACACCAACGCCGGCAAATCGACGCTGTTCAATAACGTGACCCAGTCCGATGTCTACGCCGCCGACCAGTTGTTCGCCACGCTCGATCCGACCCTGCGCCGGCTCGATCTGGACGACCTCGGGCCGATTGTGCTGGCCGACACCGTGGGCTTCATTCGGCATTTGCCGCATAAGCTGGTGGAGGCTTTCCGGGCTACGCTCGAAGAGTCGAGCAACTCCGACCTGCTGCTGCACGTGATCGATGCCGCCGAGCCGGACCGGATGCTGCAGATCGAGCAGGTCATGGTGGTGCTGGGCGAGATCGGAGCCCAGGACTTGCCGATCCTCGAGGTATACAACAAACTCGATTTGCTCGAAGGCGTGGAGCCGCAGATCCAGCGTGATGCCGATGGCAAACCGCAGCGGGTCTGGTTATCGGCCCGCGACGGCTCCGGCCTCGACCTGCTCAAGCAGGCCGTGGCGGAGCTGCTGGGCAACGACTTGTTTGTTGGCACGCTGAAGTTGCCGCAACGTTTCGCTCGGCTGCGGGCCCAGTTCTTTGAACTCGGAGCGGTGCAGAAAGAAGAACACGACGAAGAAGGCGTCTGCCTGCTGGCGGTTCGCCTGCCTCGGACGGAGCTCAATCGACTGGTCAGTCGCGAAGGGCTGCAGCCGATGGAATTCATCGAGCAACACACTTTGCAATAA
- the hflK gene encoding FtsH protease activity modulator HflK, with the protein MAWNEPGGNSNNQDPWGGKRRNNGDRKGPPDLDEAFRKLQESLNGLFGGGKKRGDDGGGRSGKGGGYGLLGIGLVVLAAVWLYSAVYVVDEQEQAVVLRFGKYYETVGPGLNIYFPPIDKKFMENVTRERAYTKQGQMLTEDENIVEVPLTVQYKISNLQDFVLNVDQPEISLQHATESALRHVVGSTAMDQVLTEGRELMASEIKERLQRFLDTYRTGITVTQVNVQSAAAPREVQEAFDDVIRAREDEQRSRNQAETYANGVVPEARGQAQRIIEDANGYRDEVVSRAKGEADRFTKLVSEYRKAPEVTRERLYLDTMQEVFSNTSKVLVTGNKNGQSNLLYLPLDKMVEGGRKTGTPPSSTAAASNEANARAAAEQQQQQARTRESR; encoded by the coding sequence ATGGCTTGGAATGAGCCGGGTGGCAACTCGAATAATCAGGATCCCTGGGGTGGAAAACGTCGTAACAACGGCGACCGCAAGGGGCCACCGGATCTCGACGAGGCCTTCCGAAAGCTGCAGGAAAGCCTGAACGGTTTGTTCGGTGGTGGTAAGAAACGCGGTGACGATGGTGGTGGCCGTTCGGGCAAGGGTGGCGGTTATGGCCTGCTCGGCATTGGTCTCGTCGTGCTCGCGGCTGTCTGGCTGTACAGCGCGGTATATGTCGTGGACGAGCAGGAGCAGGCCGTGGTGCTGCGCTTCGGCAAGTACTACGAGACTGTCGGTCCGGGTCTGAACATCTATTTCCCGCCGATCGACAAGAAGTTCATGGAAAACGTCACGCGTGAGCGTGCCTATACCAAGCAGGGCCAGATGCTCACCGAAGACGAGAACATCGTCGAAGTGCCGCTGACCGTGCAATACAAGATTTCCAATCTGCAAGACTTCGTACTGAACGTCGACCAACCGGAAATCAGCCTGCAGCACGCCACTGAAAGTGCCTTGCGTCATGTGGTGGGCTCTACCGCCATGGACCAGGTGCTGACTGAAGGTCGTGAGTTGATGGCCAGCGAAATCAAGGAGCGCCTGCAAAGGTTCCTCGATACCTATCGCACCGGTATCACCGTTACCCAGGTCAACGTTCAGAGCGCAGCGGCACCGCGTGAAGTCCAGGAAGCCTTCGATGACGTGATCCGTGCCCGTGAAGACGAGCAGCGTTCGCGCAACCAGGCCGAGACCTACGCCAACGGCGTCGTGCCGGAAGCCCGTGGTCAGGCCCAGCGCATCATTGAAGATGCCAACGGTTACCGCGACGAAGTGGTCTCCCGCGCCAAGGGTGAGGCGGATCGCTTCACCAAACTGGTGAGCGAGTATCGCAAGGCGCCTGAAGTCACCCGCGAGCGTCTGTACCTGGACACCATGCAGGAAGTCTTCAGCAACACCAGCAAGGTCCTCGTGACCGGCAACAAGAACGGCCAGAGCAATCTGCTGTACTTGCCGCTGGACAAGATGGTCGAAGGCGGTCGTAAAACCGGCACGCCACCGTCCAGCACGGCAGCGGCCAGCAATGAAGCCAATGCCCGCGCGGCGGCGGAGCAGCAGCAACAGCAAGCACGTACCAGGGAGAGTCGCTGA